A region from the Plasmodium chabaudi chabaudi strain AS genome assembly, chromosome: 2 genome encodes:
- a CDS encoding DNA mismatch repair protein PMS1, putative, producing MKIKSIGDESIHNICSSQVIFTLSNVVKELVENSIDAGATEIKVKLVENGIKLIEVSDNGNGIKKINFENVCARHATSKISEFDDIHNVLDTLGFRGEALNSLCMLSDLYISTKHDEFEHGYLLKFDKFGKLLHEEPIARLRGTTVSCENIFKNIPIRKKDLIKNIKNQLSDLLSLMQQYAIIYHEIKFMIFNIVTQKGSTKNMNMLITNGSDDIKKNFYSIFGKKTIGNLIDLNIKNENWLVKGYISDSNSGRRDKDLQFYYMNSRPIHVIKNVNKIINTIYREFNSRLYPIIICNIISDAKNIDINVTPDKREVFFTFENELCEQIKIELIKLLTPKTTHLVDTQIDDYFFIKNNRAIKHEEVTNEHSTNTECPDIENEDACYTSTDYKQVVKNEESDNVFRKEVNGNEDTENFDFNDERQKKSINKMDNQKENNFEDRKESYINNNIKIKKEFEKSYEDELNECPSEMKKLVKDEPVEYYEYKYEEYKNFSDENILHNSNNANSNRKEENNTFFDDKELSDYSSVDKSKVDVKEGTFSKYGLNKTRIKKSGSKFDAVKTEVEEKSNESEEERKELGNGEVVYEYKLDDENGGGENVYEYKLGDGNGSEESDGGESGNGEQEPERAKVKKEVFSENEYSFENLKENIKNSCIQNIPININTYINREDMKAGFDYDQIHLINLTNSEKVRNAIFKKMKEVEKVNDYLCLTDETEENKYSNIFNTNLNIQKSCNNSSTTVSGSGNEEDINFDNIDEQQKDLYFKSNLFNKLKICGQFNKGFIISKIDLLYFKNETEENATNETDENETDENEYIERKNNYALFIIDQHAADEKSNFEKYNKIFTMKSQKLINKIELELSPAQIHIIEKNLVIFLRNGFEIEIVEEPINKKRKINKDVHVGNFENAENDIPDEETLVQIKVYLLSLPVFNGKILEVVDFMSLLYHLNNHPIIFDKGIDDSFLKDKSKLTENTGTWFNYNFPRPQKVWRILASKACRNAVMVGKPLNISEMITIKKKLSVLQNPWNCPHGRPTIKYVINNIEVQKCYTNYYLKLYDEVTNLRISKNYEKYKHIFRDHIFFLIMSTKPMLGPVLKFQ from the exons ATGAAGATTAAAAGCATTGGTGATGAGTCAATTCACAACATTTGTAGTAGTCAAGTAATATTTACTTTAAGCAATGTTGTGAAAGAGTTAGTAGAAAATTCTATCGATGCAGGTGCTACcgaaataaaagtaaagCTAGTTGAGAAtggaataaaattaatagagGTTAGCGATAATGGAAatggaattaaaaaaataaattttgaaaatgtatGTGCAAGACATGCAACTTCAAAAATTTCCGAATTTGATGATATACATAATGTATTGGATACTCTTGGATTTCGAGGGGAAGCATTAAATTCGTTATGTATGTTAAGTGATTTGTATATTAGTACAAAGCATGATGAATTTGAACATGgctatttattaaaatttgataaatttgGAAAACTGCTTCATGAAGAGCCAATAGCTAGATTACGAGGAACTACAGTAAGTTGtgaaaacatatttaaaaatattccaatacgaaaaaaagatttaataaaaaatataaaaaatcaattaAGTGATCTTTTAAGTTTAATGCAACAATATgctataatatatcatgaaataaaatttatgatttttaatattgttaCCCAAAAAGGGtccacaaaaaatatgaacatgcTCATAACAAATGGTAgtgatgatataaaaaaaaatttttattcaatttttGGTAAAAAAACTATTGGAAATTTGATTGATTTGAATATTAAGAATGAAAATTGGCTAGTCAAAGGGTATATAAGTGATAGTAATAGTGGAAGAAGAGATAAAGActtacaattttattacatgAATAGTAGACCTATacatgtaataaaaaatgtaaataaaataattaatactATATATAGAGAATTTAATAGTAGACTTTATCCAATTATCATATGTAACATAATATCGGAtgctaaaaatatagatattaATGTGACTCCTGATAAAAGGgaagttttttttacttttgaaaatgaattgtgtgaacaaataaaaattgaactAATTAAATTACTAACTCCCAAAACAACACATCTTGTTGATACACAAATtgatgattatttttttataaaaaacaatcgAGCTATAAAACATGAAGAAGTAACAAATGAGCATTCTACAAACACAGAGTGTCCAGACattgaaaatgaagatGCATGTTATACTAGCACAGATTATAAGCAAGTTGTAAAAAACGAAGAAAGTGATAACGTATTTAGAAAAGAAGTAAATGGAAATGAGGATACtgaaaattttgattttaatgatgaaagacaaaaaaaatctattaataaaatggatAATCAAAAAGAGAACAATTTTGAAGATAGAAAAGAAAGTTACattaacaataatataaaaataaaaaaagaatttgaaaaatcGTATGAAGACGAACTTAATGAATGTCCAtcagaaatgaaaaaactTGTGAAAGACGAACCAGTagaatattatgaatacaaatatgaagaatataaaaattttagtgatgaaaatattttacataattcGAACAATGCAAACTCAAATCGAAAAGAAGAAAACAACACGTTTTTCGACGATAAAGAATTAAGTGATTATTCGAGTGTAGATAAATCTAAAGTAGATGTAAAGGAGGGTACTTTTAGTAAATATGggttaaataaaacaaggATCAAAAAATCGGGTTCAAAATTTGATGCAGTAAAAACTGAGGTGGAAGAAAAAAGCAATGAAAGTGAAGAGGAAAGAAAAGAGCTTGGGAATGGGGAAGTTGTTTATGAATACAAATTAGACGATGAAAATGGTGGGGGTGAAAAtgtttatgaatataagtTAGGCGATGGAAATGGCAGTGAGGAGAGTGACGGAGGTGAAAGTGGGAATGGCGAACAAGAGCCAGAGAGAGctaaagtaaaaaaagaagttTTCAGCGAAAATGAGTACTCctttgaaaatttaaaagaaaatataaaaaatagttgcATCCAAAATATtccaataaatattaatacatatattaatagaGAAGATATGAAAGCAGGATTTGACTATGACCAAATTcatttgataaatttaaCAAACAGTGAGAAAGTACGAAatgcaatttttaaaaaaatgaaggaggttgaaaaagtaaatgattatttatgtttaacGGATGAAacagaagaaaataaatatagcaatatatttaacaccaatttgaatatacaaaaaagttGCAACAATAGTAGTACCACAGTTAGTGGTAGTGGAAATGAGGAGGACATAAACTTCGATAACATTGATGAGCAGCAAAaagatttatattttaaatcgaacttatttaataagttaaaaatatgtgggCAGTTTAATAAGGGatttataatatcaaaaatagatctgctttattttaaaaatgaaacagaAGAGAATGCAACAAACGAAACAGACGAAAACGAAACAGACGAAAACGAATACATTGAGCGTAAAAACAATTatgctttatttattatagaTCAGCATGCAGCTGATGAGAAGTCAAACTTTGAAAAGtacaacaaaatatttactatGAAGTCTCAAAAgctaataaataaaattgaattaGAATTAAGTCCAGCTCAGattcatattattgaaaagaatcttgtaatttttttaagaaatgGGTTTGAAATAGAAATTGTTGAAGAGccaattaataaaaaaagaaaaataaataaagatgtGCATGTGggaaattttgaaaatgcgGAAAATGATATACCAGATGAAGAAACGTTAGTGCAAATAaaagtttatttattatcactTCCTGTCTTTAATGGTAAAATTTTAGAGGTAGTCGATTTTATGTCCCTCTTATATCACCTAAATAATCATCCTATAATATTTGACAAAGGAATTGATGATTCATTTTTGAAAGATAAAAGTAAACTAACTGAAAATACGGGGACGTGGTTTAACTACAATTTCCCTCGGCCTCAAAAGGTCTGGAGAATCTTAGCATCAAA GGCGTGTCGAAATGCAGTTATGGTTGGGAAACCATTAAACATTTCAGAAATGATAacgattaaaaaaaagctgAGTGTTTTACAAAATCCATGGAATTGTCCACATGGTAGACCAACGATCAAGTATGTTATAAACAACATTGAAGtacaaaaatgttatacaaattattatttaaaattatatgatgaagtaacaaatttaagaatatcaaaaaattatgaaaaatacaaaCACATCTTTCGTGAccatattttctttttaattatgtCCACGAAACCAATGCTTGGCCCTGTTTTGAAATTTCAGTAA